In the genome of Microbacterium endophyticum, one region contains:
- a CDS encoding acetyl/propionyl/methylcrotonyl-CoA carboxylase subunit alpha, with the protein MPHIAKVLIANRGEIAVRVIRAARDSGKTSVAVYADQDRDALHTRLADEAYALDGATGADTYLSIEKILSIARRSGADAVHPGYGFLAENAEFARAVISAGLIWIGPSPDAIEALGDKVTARHVAEKVGAPLAPGTPGPVNSAEEVVAFAEEFGLPIAIKAAYGGGGRGLKVARTLEEVPEMFDSATREAITAFGRGECFVEKYLDRPRHVETQCLADAAGNVVVVSTRDCSLQRRHQKLVEEAPAPFLSEEQNTTLYESSKAILREVGYVGAGTCEFLIGADGTISFLEVNTRLQVEHPVSEEVTGIDLVREQFRLAEGGVLEYADPEPTGHSIEFRINGEDAGRGFLPQPGSIHVFKTFGGPGIRLDSGVTAGDIVSGAFDSLLGKIIVTGRTRAEALERARRALDEFEVSGMPTVLPFHRKVVRDPAFVAEDGTFGVYTRWIETEFVNDIPAWDGEMSDPAPTEGRHTVVVEVAGKRLEVSLPDRIVSAPATSGRPVVAPPARRSHAASASAGASGDVVKAPMQATIVKLAVEHGQSVVKGDLVVVLEAMKMEQPIQAHKDGVVGAIDAQPGTTVSAGHQLLTIS; encoded by the coding sequence ATGCCTCATATCGCCAAGGTCCTCATCGCAAACCGCGGCGAGATCGCCGTCCGCGTCATTCGTGCCGCACGTGACTCCGGAAAGACATCAGTCGCCGTCTACGCAGATCAGGATCGCGACGCTCTGCACACGCGCCTCGCGGACGAGGCGTACGCACTCGACGGCGCCACCGGCGCTGATACCTACCTTTCTATCGAGAAGATCCTCTCGATAGCCCGCCGCTCAGGTGCCGATGCGGTACATCCCGGATATGGCTTTCTTGCCGAGAATGCCGAATTTGCTCGCGCCGTGATCAGCGCAGGTCTCATCTGGATCGGACCATCCCCAGACGCAATCGAGGCCCTCGGCGACAAAGTGACAGCACGCCACGTCGCGGAGAAGGTTGGAGCACCACTGGCCCCAGGCACCCCCGGCCCGGTAAACAGCGCCGAAGAGGTCGTCGCCTTTGCCGAAGAATTCGGGCTGCCAATTGCAATCAAAGCCGCCTACGGCGGCGGCGGCCGCGGCCTCAAGGTCGCTCGCACTCTCGAAGAAGTACCCGAGATGTTCGACTCAGCAACGCGCGAGGCCATCACCGCTTTCGGCCGCGGTGAGTGCTTCGTAGAGAAATATCTCGACCGACCGCGCCACGTCGAAACGCAGTGCCTCGCGGATGCCGCAGGCAATGTCGTCGTCGTCTCGACGCGCGATTGCTCGCTCCAACGCCGCCACCAAAAACTTGTCGAAGAGGCACCTGCCCCGTTCCTCAGCGAGGAACAGAACACCACGCTTTACGAATCGTCAAAGGCGATTCTCCGCGAGGTCGGCTACGTCGGAGCAGGCACGTGCGAGTTCTTGATCGGGGCCGACGGCACGATTTCATTCCTCGAGGTCAACACGCGCCTGCAGGTTGAGCACCCCGTCTCGGAAGAGGTCACCGGCATTGACCTCGTTCGCGAGCAGTTCCGCCTTGCAGAAGGTGGCGTTCTCGAATACGCCGACCCAGAACCTACCGGCCACTCGATCGAGTTCCGCATCAACGGCGAAGACGCTGGTCGCGGATTTCTGCCCCAGCCGGGATCGATCCACGTTTTCAAAACATTCGGTGGCCCCGGCATCCGCCTCGATTCTGGCGTGACTGCCGGCGATATCGTTTCCGGCGCTTTCGATTCGCTTCTCGGCAAGATCATCGTGACAGGTCGCACTCGTGCCGAAGCGCTCGAACGCGCGCGCCGAGCCCTTGACGAGTTCGAAGTGTCCGGTATGCCGACGGTGCTTCCTTTCCACCGCAAGGTGGTGCGAGACCCAGCGTTCGTCGCAGAAGACGGCACCTTCGGTGTCTATACGCGGTGGATCGAAACCGAGTTCGTCAACGACATTCCGGCGTGGGATGGCGAAATGTCCGACCCCGCACCTACCGAGGGACGCCACACGGTCGTCGTCGAGGTCGCGGGGAAGCGGCTCGAAGTGAGCCTTCCGGACCGCATCGTGAGCGCTCCAGCCACGAGTGGCCGGCCAGTAGTTGCCCCACCGGCGCGACGCTCACACGCGGCAAGTGCCTCGGCCGGAGCATCGGGCGACGTAGTTAAGGCTCCCATGCAAGCAACCATCGTGAAGCTCGCTGTTGAACACGGCCAGAGCGTCGTCAAGGGAGATCTGGTGGTCGTTCTCGAGGCGATGAAGATGGAGCAGCCGATCCAAGCGCACAAGGACGGCGTCGTCGGCGCGATCGACGCGCAGCCCGGTACGACTGTGTCAGCGGGACACCAACTGCTCACGATCTCATAG
- a CDS encoding acyl-CoA carboxylase subunit beta encodes MTDSYDLATTAGKIADLRARYQEAVVDAESTAHDKQHAKGKLTARERIELLLDHGSFVEMDEYVRHRTTAFGMDKARPYGDSVVTGTGTIHGRTVAVYSQDFSTFGGSLGEVAGEKIIKVMELALRSGIPCIGILDSGGARIQEGVVALGKYGEIFRLNTAASGVIPQISIIMGPAAGGAVYSPALTDFVIMVDKTSQMFVTGPDVIKTVTGEDVGMEELGGAYTHNTRSGVAHYLAEDEDDALDYVRTLLGYLPDNNMAEIPAYESGFEFETTDSDRFLNTVIPDSPNQPYDIHTVIEHIVDSGEFIEVQPLFAPNIVIGFGRIEGRSVGIIANQPSQMAGTLNIEAGEKASRFVRFCDAFSIPIVTLVDVPGYLPGTDQEWTGVIRRGAKLLYAYAEATVPLVTVILRKAYGGAYIVMGSKQLGADINLAWPTAEIAVMGGQGAVNILYRSEIKRAEAAGEDVAAVRAKLASEYTYNVASPFLAAERGELDSIIEPAQTRVSIAKALRALRGKRASLPPKKHGNIPL; translated from the coding sequence GTGACGGACAGCTACGACCTCGCGACCACCGCCGGAAAAATCGCCGACCTGCGTGCGCGCTACCAGGAGGCCGTTGTCGATGCCGAATCGACGGCCCACGACAAGCAGCACGCGAAAGGCAAGCTCACTGCGCGCGAGCGCATCGAACTACTCCTCGACCACGGCTCTTTCGTCGAGATGGATGAATACGTTCGCCATCGTACGACCGCGTTCGGCATGGACAAGGCACGTCCCTACGGTGATTCTGTCGTGACGGGAACCGGCACTATCCACGGGCGCACAGTTGCTGTCTACTCTCAGGACTTCTCGACTTTCGGCGGCTCGCTCGGAGAAGTAGCCGGCGAAAAAATCATCAAAGTCATGGAGCTCGCGCTTCGAAGCGGTATCCCGTGCATCGGCATTCTCGACTCAGGTGGAGCACGTATCCAAGAGGGCGTCGTCGCCCTCGGCAAGTACGGCGAGATCTTCCGCCTCAACACAGCAGCTTCCGGCGTCATCCCCCAGATCTCGATCATCATGGGACCCGCGGCGGGCGGAGCGGTCTACTCTCCCGCTCTCACGGACTTCGTCATCATGGTTGACAAGACCAGCCAGATGTTCGTGACCGGCCCCGACGTCATCAAAACCGTGACCGGCGAAGACGTCGGCATGGAAGAGCTCGGCGGTGCGTACACGCACAACACCCGGTCGGGTGTCGCGCACTATCTCGCTGAAGACGAAGACGATGCTCTCGACTACGTGCGCACACTGCTCGGATATCTCCCCGACAACAACATGGCGGAGATTCCCGCATACGAGTCCGGCTTTGAGTTTGAAACCACAGACTCTGATCGATTCCTCAACACGGTGATTCCCGACTCGCCAAACCAGCCGTATGACATCCACACCGTGATCGAGCACATCGTCGATTCCGGTGAATTCATCGAAGTGCAGCCGCTCTTTGCCCCGAACATCGTCATCGGTTTTGGTCGCATCGAAGGGCGAAGCGTCGGAATCATCGCCAACCAGCCCTCGCAGATGGCGGGAACTCTCAACATCGAGGCGGGCGAGAAAGCGAGCCGTTTCGTGCGGTTCTGTGACGCTTTCTCCATTCCGATCGTCACCCTGGTTGACGTGCCGGGCTACCTGCCCGGCACGGACCAGGAGTGGACCGGCGTCATTCGCCGCGGAGCGAAGCTTCTTTACGCTTACGCCGAGGCGACTGTGCCCCTCGTTACCGTGATCCTGCGTAAGGCGTACGGTGGCGCGTACATCGTCATGGGCTCGAAGCAACTCGGGGCCGACATCAACCTGGCGTGGCCCACCGCCGAAATCGCGGTCATGGGCGGCCAGGGCGCCGTCAACATCCTGTACCGCAGCGAAATCAAGCGCGCCGAAGCCGCAGGTGAAGACGTCGCCGCCGTGCGGGCCAAACTCGCGAGCGAATACACGTACAACGTGGCATCCCCGTTCCTTGCCGCGGAGCGTGGCGAGCTCGACAGCATCATCGAGCCAGCGCAAACTCGCGTGTCGATCGCAAAGGCTCTGCGGGCTCTACGCGGCAAGCGCGCAAGCCTTCCCCCCAAGAAGCATGGAAACATCCCGCTATGA
- a CDS encoding class I SAM-dependent RNA methyltransferase: MNTGETIELKVTDVAHGGVFVGRIGAEDGRGGRVIFVPDAIPGETVTVRLSDTRKSSFWRGEVLAVTDASPHRQPHVWTAADLDVAPEDRPGGADFGHIELSHQRELKLHVLRDALSRFGGMDAEAIAAATLQPAPDVRDAHGEVVASESADGTGWRTRVSLHVDEEGRVGPFAARSHRVIRVDSLPLATAAVQRAAERLEGRTAGRLDLVQPADDRVRVIARADDAKRRPTVAKDPAREVIRERVGAREFLVDAGGFWQVHRLAASALDGLVGDAIDTLAPGGLDPEAQHLDLYGGVGLFAAALGDRGARRIVSVESDPRATDNASENLAEWLGARAETARVDRWLNNWSTRATDRDRERVNRGVVVLDPPRSGAGREVVDALVSAAPAGIVYVACDPVALARDISTFRAAGYEPRSIRAVDLFPHSHHIETVVTLSR, translated from the coding sequence ATGAACACCGGCGAGACGATCGAACTAAAAGTGACCGATGTTGCCCACGGCGGCGTATTCGTCGGACGCATCGGCGCCGAAGACGGGCGCGGTGGGCGCGTGATCTTCGTTCCCGATGCGATACCCGGTGAAACAGTTACCGTGCGTCTGAGCGACACCCGAAAGTCTTCATTCTGGCGGGGCGAGGTATTGGCCGTGACAGATGCCTCACCGCACCGTCAACCGCATGTCTGGACCGCAGCCGACCTCGACGTCGCTCCGGAAGATCGCCCCGGTGGCGCCGACTTCGGTCACATCGAGCTCTCCCACCAGCGCGAGTTGAAACTCCACGTGCTGCGCGACGCCCTGTCGCGCTTCGGCGGAATGGACGCGGAAGCGATCGCTGCAGCCACCCTGCAGCCGGCACCGGACGTGCGTGACGCTCATGGTGAGGTTGTGGCATCCGAGTCCGCTGACGGCACTGGATGGCGCACCCGTGTGAGTCTTCACGTCGATGAAGAGGGCCGTGTCGGACCATTCGCCGCACGCAGCCATCGCGTCATCAGGGTCGATTCTCTGCCTCTCGCGACGGCCGCGGTGCAGCGCGCTGCGGAGCGGCTCGAGGGTCGCACAGCGGGACGTCTAGATCTCGTGCAACCGGCGGACGACCGTGTGCGTGTGATCGCGCGCGCCGATGACGCGAAGCGCCGGCCGACAGTCGCTAAAGACCCTGCCCGTGAGGTCATCCGAGAGCGCGTCGGAGCCCGAGAATTTCTCGTGGATGCCGGTGGATTTTGGCAGGTGCATCGCCTCGCGGCATCTGCACTCGACGGACTCGTCGGTGATGCCATCGACACGCTCGCGCCGGGTGGGCTCGATCCCGAAGCGCAGCACCTTGATCTTTACGGTGGGGTGGGCTTGTTTGCAGCGGCCCTCGGTGATCGTGGTGCACGACGAATTGTGTCGGTGGAATCAGACCCACGCGCGACAGACAACGCGAGCGAGAACCTCGCGGAATGGTTGGGCGCACGGGCCGAGACCGCTCGAGTTGATCGTTGGTTGAACAACTGGAGCACCCGCGCGACGGATCGTGACCGGGAACGTGTGAACCGCGGAGTCGTTGTGCTCGATCCGCCACGCTCGGGCGCCGGTCGCGAGGTCGTCGACGCCCTAGTGTCTGCCGCACCCGCCGGAATCGTCTATGTCGCATGCGATCCGGTCGCGCTCGCGCGCGATATTTCGACCTTCCGGGCTGCCGGTTATGAACCCCGGAGCATCCGTGCAGTCGACCTCTTTCCGCACTCGCACCACATCGAGACGGTGGTCACGCTTTCGAGATAA
- a CDS encoding acyl-CoA carboxylase subunit epsilon: protein MTEADATTPGDFSLEVRRGDPTDAELAAVMAVVSEAYAVEADEAIADDAAARSAWEISARALREPLRRDVRWGRFSG from the coding sequence ATGACCGAAGCGGATGCCACAACACCCGGAGATTTCTCGCTCGAGGTACGTCGTGGCGACCCAACCGACGCCGAACTTGCGGCTGTCATGGCTGTCGTCAGTGAGGCCTATGCGGTCGAGGCCGATGAAGCGATCGCGGATGACGCGGCAGCGCGCTCAGCGTGGGAGATTTCCGCGAGAGCTCTGCGCGAACCGCTTCGCCGCGACGTGCGCTGGGGACGTTTCTCCGGCTGA
- a CDS encoding PH domain-containing protein, with translation MTQPTTYGGRPLTPAPGAPTPELRVVRVRGHARRLFWAVLILFAVAAATGYFYNNLPDPYENWMLLTAAAVVIFILVLLPFLVWWSHTYTVTTRRVIERSGIVRRKYRELMHVRGYTVTQRRGILQRMWRTGTLTLANGVDDAIVIRNIPGVALVHEALVDQVEVNQILAHRDGQRLGTGDVPSAGPRPALP, from the coding sequence GTGACGCAGCCGACCACCTACGGAGGGCGCCCTTTGACGCCCGCGCCCGGGGCGCCAACACCGGAGCTGAGGGTTGTTCGGGTGCGAGGGCACGCGCGTCGGCTGTTCTGGGCCGTACTCATTTTGTTCGCTGTTGCCGCAGCGACGGGGTATTTCTATAACAATCTCCCGGATCCCTACGAAAACTGGATGCTCCTCACCGCCGCAGCCGTCGTGATCTTCATCCTGGTGCTCTTGCCATTTCTTGTGTGGTGGTCGCACACATACACAGTGACGACGCGACGCGTGATTGAACGGTCGGGCATCGTCCGCCGGAAATATCGCGAGCTTATGCACGTGCGGGGTTACACCGTCACGCAGCGGCGCGGCATCCTGCAGCGTATGTGGCGCACCGGCACTCTTACTCTCGCGAACGGCGTCGACGATGCCATCGTCATCCGCAATATTCCGGGTGTGGCCCTCGTCCACGAAGCGCTCGTCGATCAGGTTGAGGTCAATCAGATTCTCGCTCACCGTGACGGTCAGCGTCTGGGAACCGGCGATGTGCCCTCGGCGGGCCCTCGCCCAGCACTGCCTTAG
- a CDS encoding 5-(carboxyamino)imidazole ribonucleotide synthase produces MRPTEGKPMSLRIGVVGGGQLARMMIAPASELGVEIRVLAEQTGMSAELAASAVGDYHDVETVLEFARDVDVVTFDHEHVPQSVLHALVDAGVAVHPGPDALQFAQDKLVMRARLAELGMPQPEWAAVTNAVELQEFLDANGGRAVVKTPRGGYDGKGVRVVSAATEAEDWFTALAEDARGGALLAEELVDFSRELAQQVARRPSGEMRVYPVVQTVQQDGVCAEVIAPAPGANERLLEAAAQLGVEIAAGLGVTGMLAVELFETADERILVNELAMRPHNSGHWSQDGAVTSQFEQHVRSVLDLPLGDTSPREEWSVMVNILGGPKSGGLEDRFAQVMTAHPDAKIHTYGKAPRPGRKVGHVNVAGSDIDDAVYTARAAASLFTD; encoded by the coding sequence ATGAGGCCGACGGAAGGAAAACCCATGTCTTTGCGAATCGGTGTTGTCGGCGGCGGGCAGCTGGCTCGGATGATGATCGCTCCGGCGTCCGAACTTGGTGTCGAGATCCGGGTGCTCGCAGAACAGACCGGAATGTCAGCTGAGCTCGCGGCATCTGCGGTCGGTGATTACCACGATGTTGAGACAGTGCTTGAATTCGCGCGCGATGTTGACGTTGTGACTTTCGATCATGAACACGTTCCGCAGTCGGTGCTTCACGCCCTGGTTGATGCTGGCGTCGCGGTGCATCCGGGGCCGGACGCTCTGCAGTTCGCGCAAGACAAATTGGTTATGCGCGCCCGCCTTGCCGAGCTCGGGATGCCGCAGCCCGAATGGGCAGCCGTGACGAATGCCGTCGAGCTGCAGGAGTTTCTCGATGCCAACGGTGGGCGCGCTGTCGTGAAGACTCCGCGCGGCGGGTACGACGGTAAAGGCGTGCGCGTCGTCAGCGCTGCGACCGAAGCTGAAGACTGGTTCACGGCTCTTGCAGAGGATGCGCGAGGTGGCGCTCTGCTTGCGGAGGAGCTCGTCGACTTTTCGCGCGAACTCGCCCAGCAGGTGGCACGTCGACCGTCGGGTGAAATGCGGGTATATCCGGTCGTCCAGACTGTGCAACAGGACGGCGTCTGCGCCGAGGTGATAGCCCCGGCGCCCGGCGCGAATGAAAGGCTGTTGGAGGCTGCAGCGCAGTTGGGTGTAGAGATCGCTGCCGGACTAGGGGTCACAGGGATGCTTGCCGTCGAGCTTTTTGAAACGGCGGATGAGCGCATCCTGGTCAACGAGCTCGCCATGCGTCCGCACAACAGCGGACACTGGAGCCAGGACGGTGCCGTCACAAGTCAGTTCGAGCAGCACGTGCGATCGGTGCTTGATCTGCCGCTCGGCGATACGTCACCGCGCGAGGAATGGTCCGTGATGGTGAATATTCTTGGCGGGCCGAAATCGGGCGGGCTCGAGGACCGGTTTGCACAGGTGATGACAGCTCATCCGGATGCCAAGATTCATACATACGGCAAGGCGCCGCGGCCCGGCCGGAAGGTCGGTCATGTGAACGTTGCTGGGTCTGACATCGATGACGCTGTCTACACCGCTCGCGCCGCGGCATCCCTTTTCACTGACTAG
- a CDS encoding biotin--[acetyl-CoA-carboxylase] ligase, giving the protein MPIPTEGYPLTAAVSPRVQIVEATDSTNADVVAAVSADPDAWPHLSLLLTTDQRAGRGRLDRTWTAPAGTALAVSVVLRVPELPIQFRGWLPLLSGVAMTTAVRAQLSGSGHITGLKWPNDVLVDGGKISGILAEVVPGRPDIVVVGVGTNTSMSAVDLPVATATSFAAMGVDCNDDALLATFVRELADHITRLMGAVDTQGARAEVESVCTTIGSDVVVSLPDSTRLSGQATALDDDGRLVVKTTEGAEVAVAAGDVVHVRSTLSAS; this is encoded by the coding sequence ATGCCGATTCCTACCGAGGGTTATCCGCTCACCGCCGCTGTGAGCCCGCGTGTCCAGATCGTCGAAGCGACGGATTCAACAAATGCTGACGTTGTGGCCGCGGTATCCGCTGATCCTGATGCATGGCCCCACCTGTCGCTGCTCTTGACGACCGACCAGCGTGCTGGCAGAGGTCGCCTTGACCGCACGTGGACGGCTCCGGCCGGAACAGCTCTCGCCGTATCTGTCGTTCTGCGAGTGCCGGAGCTGCCGATACAGTTCCGTGGGTGGTTGCCATTGCTCTCCGGCGTCGCTATGACAACCGCAGTGCGCGCACAGCTCTCCGGCTCCGGGCACATTACGGGCCTCAAATGGCCGAACGATGTGCTTGTTGACGGCGGTAAGATCTCTGGAATTTTGGCTGAGGTCGTTCCCGGGCGCCCCGACATAGTCGTGGTCGGTGTGGGCACTAACACGAGCATGAGCGCCGTCGATCTGCCGGTCGCGACTGCAACTTCGTTCGCTGCGATGGGGGTGGACTGCAACGACGACGCGCTTCTTGCCACTTTCGTTCGGGAACTCGCGGATCACATCACACGGCTCATGGGTGCAGTCGACACCCAGGGTGCTCGCGCTGAAGTCGAATCGGTATGCACCACTATCGGTTCAGATGTTGTGGTGTCACTGCCCGATAGCACGCGGCTGTCGGGCCAGGCGACCGCGCTTGACGATGACGGCCGCCTTGTCGTGAAGACCACCGAAGGTGCCGAAGTTGCTGTTGCCGCAGGTGATGTTGTGCATGTTCGATCAACGCTTTCGGCGAGTTGA
- a CDS encoding sensor histidine kinase — protein MNDRDQAVLAEAWRYIPSGKSNAPGIGSFSRTRVDRMIAFLIGATCIVHGAQAFGAAISFIAPVPSIAIVISVAGFVTLLAMIIGCLVNVLARPLAAIFAVTYLVGLMFWPLSYTEPVLPSAESLWQFYLVDISVAAAVVAFRLSLQFVWAIAAPIIYGAARMIIAGFAPEAWLPVGFEVSFALLLGGALVAMAWAIRSAASNVDAVRTDAVRSYAEAAAVDAAENERVAVAALMHDSVLGALLAAERADTPRERTLAVTMAREAMSGLAHADSDDADSHDENTTVGGIAAEIEGAAQEFGIGIPVEREGDTDIAVTGRVARVLTLAAIQAVANAVQHAGGAGLSVSVRGREDPTGVSILITDAGPGFDVAKVPGDRLGVRGSIIARVSSIGGHADIQSNADGTVIAIEWQGGDRW, from the coding sequence ATGAATGATCGCGACCAGGCTGTGCTCGCGGAGGCGTGGCGTTACATTCCGAGCGGAAAATCAAACGCGCCCGGTATCGGATCATTCTCACGCACACGCGTCGACCGAATGATCGCGTTTTTGATCGGTGCCACGTGCATCGTTCACGGCGCGCAAGCGTTCGGCGCTGCGATTTCGTTCATTGCACCGGTGCCGTCGATCGCCATTGTGATTAGTGTCGCCGGATTCGTGACACTACTCGCCATGATCATCGGATGCCTCGTCAACGTGCTGGCGCGCCCGCTCGCTGCAATCTTCGCCGTCACATATCTCGTGGGACTCATGTTCTGGCCGCTCTCATACACAGAACCGGTCTTGCCGAGTGCTGAGTCGCTCTGGCAGTTCTATCTCGTTGACATCTCTGTTGCTGCTGCCGTCGTTGCCTTCCGACTGTCATTGCAGTTCGTATGGGCGATTGCCGCTCCGATCATCTATGGTGCAGCTCGCATGATCATCGCAGGATTCGCACCTGAGGCTTGGCTGCCGGTCGGTTTCGAAGTCTCGTTCGCTCTCCTGCTCGGAGGCGCGCTGGTCGCCATGGCATGGGCGATTCGTTCTGCCGCCTCGAACGTCGATGCCGTACGCACCGACGCGGTTCGGTCGTATGCGGAGGCTGCGGCAGTGGACGCTGCGGAAAACGAGCGGGTAGCCGTGGCAGCGCTCATGCACGACAGCGTGTTGGGCGCGCTATTGGCCGCCGAACGTGCTGACACGCCCAGAGAACGCACACTCGCTGTCACGATGGCGCGTGAAGCGATGTCGGGGCTGGCGCACGCGGATTCGGATGATGCGGACAGTCATGATGAAAACACGACAGTAGGCGGTATCGCAGCTGAGATCGAAGGTGCCGCTCAAGAATTTGGCATTGGCATCCCGGTAGAGCGCGAGGGAGATACCGATATCGCGGTGACCGGCCGCGTGGCGCGCGTTCTAACTCTCGCGGCCATTCAGGCCGTCGCAAACGCGGTCCAGCATGCGGGTGGTGCGGGGCTGAGCGTGTCAGTTCGAGGGCGGGAAGACCCGACCGGCGTCTCTATCCTCATTACCGATGCGGGGCCGGGTTTCGACGTTGCGAAGGTTCCTGGCGATCGGCTCGGAGTGCGAGGCTCGATCATCGCGAGGGTTTCGTCGATCGGCGGGCACGCTGACATTCAGTCGAACGCCGACGGTACCGTTATCGCGATCGAATGGCAGGGTGGCGACCGGTGGTAA
- a CDS encoding Maf family protein, producing MRLLLASTSPARLMLLRQAGIEPETSSPEVDEEAVIAAVEAAEERTLAPAEHVLLLARRKAADVVARVSDSDPGFDGLIVGGDSMFEINGEVLGKPHLPEIATARWHQMRGQTGVLHSGHAVVRVEPGHPPREAHAVAEAAVTFAVDVTDSEIDAYVATGEPLAVAGAFTVDSLGGPFIDRVEGDPSTVVGMSLSTLRRLCRELGADWPSLWNRI from the coding sequence GTGCGCCTGTTGCTTGCTTCTACTTCTCCCGCTCGTTTGATGCTGCTGAGGCAGGCCGGAATCGAGCCAGAGACATCGTCACCGGAAGTCGACGAAGAGGCTGTTATCGCGGCGGTGGAAGCCGCCGAAGAGCGAACTCTGGCGCCTGCTGAGCACGTCCTGTTGCTCGCGCGCCGAAAAGCCGCCGACGTCGTCGCTCGCGTGAGCGATTCCGACCCGGGCTTCGACGGGTTGATCGTCGGCGGCGATTCGATGTTCGAAATCAACGGTGAAGTACTGGGCAAGCCGCACTTGCCGGAGATTGCGACAGCACGTTGGCATCAGATGCGTGGCCAGACCGGCGTTCTGCATTCGGGTCACGCTGTAGTTCGGGTTGAGCCTGGGCACCCTCCGCGCGAAGCACACGCCGTTGCCGAAGCCGCGGTCACTTTCGCCGTTGACGTTACAGACTCCGAAATCGACGCGTACGTTGCAACGGGTGAACCACTTGCTGTCGCTGGTGCTTTTACTGTCGACAGCTTGGGCGGACCGTTCATTGACCGCGTTGAGGGCGACCCCTCTACTGTGGTCGGAATGTCACTGTCGACGCTGCGAAGACTGTGCCGCGAGCTCGGCGCAGACTGGCCCTCGCTGTGGAATCGCATATAG
- a CDS encoding response regulator, with translation MTRVALIDDHESVRLGLEAATARSGLSTVVFSGSSVAGYLSWLRENEESPADVIVLDLTLGDGTTVTGNVSDLTAAGSSIIIHSVADRPHSVREALAAGAAGIVSKAAPIDDVVAAIGIVGRGQPLDNVEWASAVEGDRAFADAQLSARERDVLRLYAAGLPLKAVADRLGIAYSTAKENITRVRVKYVEVGRPAPTKIDLRRRAMEDGLLQETDGAPRDE, from the coding sequence ATGACACGTGTCGCTCTCATCGACGACCACGAGTCGGTCCGCCTCGGTTTAGAAGCCGCAACTGCGCGTTCGGGGCTGAGCACTGTGGTTTTTTCGGGCAGCAGTGTGGCGGGGTATCTCTCGTGGCTTCGCGAGAATGAAGAGTCTCCCGCAGACGTCATCGTTCTGGATCTCACTCTCGGCGACGGTACGACCGTCACCGGAAATGTCTCTGATCTCACGGCCGCAGGATCAAGCATCATCATCCATAGCGTCGCCGATCGGCCGCATTCTGTGCGAGAAGCACTAGCCGCCGGAGCCGCCGGGATCGTGAGCAAAGCGGCACCGATCGACGACGTTGTTGCAGCGATCGGCATCGTGGGCCGCGGCCAACCGCTCGACAACGTCGAGTGGGCGAGCGCCGTCGAGGGCGACAGAGCGTTCGCGGACGCCCAGCTGTCGGCGCGAGAGCGCGATGTACTCCGCCTGTATGCGGCGGGTTTGCCTCTCAAAGCAGTGGCTGACCGGCTGGGAATTGCCTATTCGACGGCAAAAGAGAACATCACGCGCGTACGTGTGAAGTACGTCGAGGTCGGGCGTCCCGCGCCGACCAAAATCGATCTGCGACGACGCGCGATGGAAGATGGTCTGCTGCAGGAGACCGACGGGGCACCGCGCGATGAATGA